A genomic window from Candidatus Poribacteria bacterium includes:
- a CDS encoding aspartyl protease family protein, translating to MRHTTQIELENLYDLVAVKLGVMNPEDVRSLIVVDALVDTGATGLCLPTPLIEQLGLTPIETRRARTATGIVDRVLYSEVQFTILERTGTMQITDLPEGSPVLVGHMVLEHLDLCVDIKEGLIYNPAHDGEWITEIL from the coding sequence ATGAGACATACTACGCAAATTGAACTTGAAAATTTATACGATCTGGTTGCTGTAAAGTTAGGCGTTATGAATCCTGAAGATGTGCGAAGCCTTATTGTCGTGGATGCCCTTGTTGATACTGGTGCAACGGGTCTTTGCCTACCGACACCACTCATTGAGCAACTCGGGCTCACACCTATTGAAACGAGGCGGGCACGTACCGCTACTGGCATCGTTGACCGCGTCCTTTATTCGGAAGTCCAATTTACGATATTGGAACGAACAGGGACGATGCAAATTACCGATCTGCCTGAAGGTTCGCCTGTTCTCGTCGGACACATGGTTTTGGAACATTTAGATCTCTGTGTTGATATAAAAGAGGGGTTAATCTATAATCCAGCACACGATGGCGAATGGATTACAGAGATCCTCTAA
- a CDS encoding tetratricopeptide repeat protein, with protein MKVNRISLLGLLFLSFLLSCARAPQQIIEFPEKEIDFTVVRVEGRFGAASGFFVAPDKIATNIHVIAHPGSVFIKSPNKQKVWRVEGVTAFDVKNDLAVLKVIGEGIPFLLGNSDAVKVGDAVIATGYPGGQYRGTQGIVHRVRSNDKWLQMKISLSGGSSGSPVWNNKGRVIGVVSAVEDPYSYAIPSNALRTLIDRSRLAEPLTRWRKRKHIRAYIYSVQGQRKYNANHYNEAVADFDKAIKLNPQKVDAYYNRGLAKFTLGDLEFAQGNLEEARKLYEAGIEDSTQAIKLNPEDAYAYHNRAGGKFRLGQFEANQGAVAKGQMYYQGAIHDWTQVIELDSELADPYNNRGIAKATLGESKANQGDIAGAQALYASAIEDCTQAIRLYPEYAEPYINRGYTRFRLGKTKADQGDMAAAGSLYLSAVEDCTQAIQLDPENAYAYGNRGVAKAALGNAEGAIEDFDAALRINPNYAEIYYDRGRAKEALGQEEAAQADFQKAKALKSDMGQ; from the coding sequence ATGAAAGTGAACAGAATATCTTTACTGGGTTTGCTCTTTTTGAGTTTCCTGCTTTCCTGCGCGCGGGCTCCCCAACAGATTATTGAATTTCCTGAAAAAGAAATCGATTTTACGGTCGTCCGTGTAGAAGGTAGATTTGGAGCTGCCAGCGGTTTCTTCGTGGCACCAGACAAAATTGCGACGAACATTCACGTTATTGCGCATCCCGGTTCCGTTTTCATAAAATCGCCTAACAAGCAGAAAGTCTGGCGTGTTGAGGGTGTAACAGCGTTCGATGTTAAAAACGATCTCGCTGTCTTAAAAGTGATAGGTGAGGGCATACCGTTTCTACTTGGCAATAGTGATGCTGTTAAAGTAGGGGACGCAGTGATTGCCACAGGCTACCCGGGTGGACAGTACAGAGGCACGCAAGGCATCGTCCATCGTGTCCGAAGTAACGACAAATGGCTCCAAATGAAAATCAGTCTTTCTGGTGGCAGCAGCGGTAGTCCAGTTTGGAACAATAAAGGACGGGTCATCGGGGTTGTTTCTGCCGTAGAAGATCCTTACAGCTACGCCATTCCCTCAAACGCGCTGAGGACTTTGATTGATCGCTCAAGACTTGCGGAGCCTTTGACGCGGTGGCGTAAGCGAAAGCATATCCGTGCCTACATCTACTCCGTTCAAGGACAACGTAAATACAATGCGAATCACTATAACGAAGCAGTCGCCGATTTTGATAAAGCCATCAAACTTAATCCTCAAAAGGTAGATGCTTACTACAATCGAGGACTCGCAAAATTCACGCTTGGAGATCTCGAATTCGCCCAAGGAAATCTGGAGGAAGCTCGGAAGTTATATGAGGCTGGAATTGAAGACAGCACGCAAGCCATCAAACTTAACCCTGAAGATGCCTATGCCTACCACAATCGCGCCGGTGGCAAGTTCCGCCTCGGTCAATTTGAAGCAAATCAAGGGGCTGTAGCGAAAGGACAGATGTACTATCAAGGCGCGATTCACGATTGGACGCAAGTTATCGAGTTGGATTCAGAACTTGCGGATCCATATAACAATCGTGGGATAGCAAAGGCTACCCTTGGTGAATCTAAAGCGAATCAGGGCGACATAGCAGGCGCGCAGGCATTATATGCTTCAGCGATTGAGGACTGTACACAGGCAATACGATTATACCCAGAGTATGCCGAGCCGTACATCAATCGCGGATATACGCGGTTCCGTCTCGGTAAAACGAAAGCGGATCAGGGAGATATGGCAGCGGCAGGGTCGTTATATCTGTCGGCGGTTGAGGACTGCACACAAGCAATACAATTGGACCCAGAGAATGCTTATGCCTACGGGAATCGGGGTGTTGCCAAAGCTGCCCTCGGTAACGCTGAAGGCGCGATAGAGGATTTTGATGCGGCACTTCGGATTAACCCTAATTATGCCGAAATCTACTACGATCGCGGACGTGCGAAAGAGGCACTTGGGCAAGAGGAAGCAGCACAAGCAGATTTTCAAAAGGCTAAAGCACTAAAATCGGATATGGGACAGTGA
- a CDS encoding RNA-guided endonuclease TnpB family protein, with amino-acid sequence MKKRKKKKSRKTYKFQLREHPKNVRLGNMLDDLAEVHNHFLKLEQRYYRRYGKYAGRFRLQPHLTNLLQRTHQHWAWIPRDTLDEVIIRIHITYDRFFDGLGGLPKFKRKDRYRSAKFQSAYLLEEGRVRLSFKAWDESTQTLKFNKRWFSFHHHRDWDGKVCYIQILRDRVGTYWLYVVTDTSTTEPYSATGESVGIDFGMETYLTLSTGEKKQSPQFLKHALKELRTLSKSLSRKVKGSNNYWRCVRRLARLYRKPIANQRKDWHYKVATDLCKRFDTIAIETLNLEGMKRLWGRKVSDLAFGQFVEILKYKCQKHKREFFQVGQWTATTKPCSDCGHKNDNLSLSDRQWTCPECGSHHDRDVNAAINILRAALGPSVETV; translated from the coding sequence ATGAAAAAACGAAAAAAGAAAAAGAGCCGAAAAACGTATAAGTTCCAACTGCGCGAACATCCCAAGAATGTGCGTCTCGGCAATATGCTTGATGACCTTGCGGAGGTGCATAACCACTTTCTGAAGTTGGAACAGCGATATTACCGTAGATACGGGAAATATGCGGGGCGTTTCCGCCTGCAACCACACTTGACGAACTTGCTCCAAAGGACGCATCAACATTGGGCGTGGATTCCTCGCGACACGCTTGACGAAGTGATTATCCGTATCCACATCACCTACGACCGTTTCTTTGACGGACTTGGCGGACTTCCAAAGTTTAAACGTAAAGACCGCTATCGTTCTGCGAAGTTCCAATCGGCGTATCTTCTTGAAGAAGGGCGTGTTCGTCTCTCTTTCAAAGCGTGGGACGAATCCACTCAAACCTTGAAATTCAACAAACGTTGGTTCTCTTTCCACCACCACCGCGACTGGGACGGTAAAGTTTGCTATATCCAAATCCTTCGCGATCGTGTTGGAACCTATTGGCTTTACGTGGTTACAGACACCTCTACCACCGAACCCTATTCTGCTACAGGTGAGAGCGTAGGGATAGACTTCGGGATGGAGACATATCTCACACTCAGCACCGGCGAAAAGAAACAATCGCCACAATTTTTGAAACACGCCTTGAAAGAACTCCGAACACTGAGCAAAAGCCTTTCGCGTAAAGTCAAAGGTTCTAACAACTATTGGCGTTGTGTCAGACGACTTGCGCGATTGTATCGGAAACCTATAGCCAACCAACGCAAGGACTGGCACTACAAGGTTGCTACCGACCTGTGCAAAAGGTTTGATACGATTGCCATAGAGACGCTGAACCTTGAGGGTATGAAACGCTTGTGGGGACGTAAAGTCTCCGACCTTGCTTTCGGACAGTTTGTTGAGATATTGAAGTATAAGTGTCAAAAACATAAGCGCGAGTTCTTTCAAGTTGGACAGTGGACGGCGACCACGAAACCGTGTTCGGATTGCGGACATAAAAACGATAACCTTTCTCTCTCTGATAGGCAGTGGACATGCCCCGAATGTGGTTCACACCACGATAGGGACGTAAACGCTGCGATAAACATCTTGAGGGCCGCCTTGGGTCCCTCTGTGGAGACAGTGTAA
- a CDS encoding DUF5916 domain-containing protein gives MRYRAVLLIFAVIAAMNLNAEAIKEIKPLFTQETIEIDGHLNEEPWIETQVIDDFTQQSPDEGQPTTERTEVRMLYDAEKLYIGFECYDSEPEKIVANEMRRDGRLWQNDNVYIMLDTYGDKRQCFFFRTNALGALSDTAVTDGGENLNGSWDCIWEAAGQQHERGWTVEIAIPFNQLRFKKDDSMVWGVNFGRNIARLNQTTQWIQVPRSQSWPGTYHPIYQGKLTGLHGIASPSYFNVKPYLLGGLGRNLDDENWQRTTEGDIGLDMKYGVTSNLTLDLTLNTDFAQVEADQEEVNLTRFSLYFPERRDFFLEGSGLFAFGAGIGDFGPPPLSVFYSRRIGIEDEKQVRLLGGGKLTGKVGAYSVGALNMTTAASEESPMTNFSVLRMQRDILSDSSVGFILTNRQSDVSDYHRNGGIDLFFRPHDQWRMRAMSVGSWSPDPDERDFAWYLSNDWRNDHFHVNASYLDIGPQFTSKMGFMHRRDIRSLMLNADYEVQVRRYGIRDVGAGLSGGYLLDHDNTPIGWDFGISADMIRNSDDGLNLDFRRFFDRVDESFSIDDAEIPAGDYEMNQVSLRGFTESSRPFAVFGRVEYGDYFHGNRVGFSIDSQWRMTYQLAIETRYQRNWIQLPEIDLLTTNVVGARISYALNTRFFTKLYTQWNDSAERASANFLLNYIYRPGSDFYLVYDQGWDTSDGFQAHEWTVLSKFTYLFSL, from the coding sequence ATGCGTTACAGAGCCGTCCTTTTGATATTCGCGGTGATCGCTGCGATGAATCTAAATGCCGAAGCCATCAAAGAAATCAAACCACTGTTCACCCAAGAAACAATCGAAATCGATGGACACCTCAACGAGGAACCTTGGATAGAGACACAAGTCATCGACGACTTTACACAACAATCTCCCGATGAAGGGCAACCAACTACTGAACGTACAGAAGTTCGTATGCTGTATGACGCAGAAAAACTTTACATCGGGTTTGAGTGCTACGACTCGGAACCTGAAAAAATCGTTGCGAACGAAATGCGCCGCGATGGGAGACTTTGGCAAAACGATAATGTTTATATTATGCTTGACACCTACGGCGATAAGCGGCAGTGCTTCTTCTTTCGGACGAATGCGCTTGGTGCGTTGTCAGACACGGCAGTCACTGATGGTGGCGAAAACCTCAACGGGAGTTGGGACTGTATCTGGGAAGCTGCTGGGCAACAACACGAGAGAGGGTGGACAGTCGAAATCGCGATTCCCTTTAATCAGTTACGGTTCAAAAAAGACGATTCGATGGTTTGGGGTGTAAATTTCGGACGCAACATTGCAAGGCTTAATCAAACAACGCAGTGGATTCAGGTGCCGCGAAGTCAAAGTTGGCCCGGGACATACCATCCAATATATCAAGGCAAACTAACCGGGCTTCACGGTATTGCGTCGCCATCGTATTTTAATGTAAAACCGTATCTTCTCGGCGGTTTGGGACGGAATCTTGATGATGAAAATTGGCAGCGTACTACCGAAGGCGACATCGGATTGGACATGAAATACGGTGTTACCTCGAACCTGACCCTGGATTTGACACTGAATACCGATTTTGCACAAGTAGAGGCGGACCAAGAGGAAGTTAACCTCACACGGTTTAGTCTTTATTTTCCAGAGCGGCGTGATTTTTTCCTTGAGGGTAGCGGACTGTTTGCATTTGGTGCAGGGATTGGAGACTTCGGTCCACCACCTTTATCGGTTTTTTATAGCCGCCGCATCGGTATTGAAGACGAGAAACAGGTTCGGCTGCTTGGCGGTGGCAAACTGACAGGAAAGGTCGGAGCATACAGTGTAGGCGCGCTCAATATGACGACTGCTGCCTCAGAGGAATCACCCATGACGAACTTCTCTGTGCTAAGAATGCAGCGTGATATTCTCAGCGATTCAAGCGTCGGCTTTATCCTCACGAACCGACAAAGCGATGTTAGTGATTATCATCGCAACGGTGGGATAGACCTATTTTTCAGACCTCATGATCAGTGGCGGATGCGCGCGATGAGCGTTGGCAGCTGGTCTCCAGATCCAGATGAACGTGATTTCGCTTGGTATCTCTCTAATGACTGGCGCAACGACCATTTTCACGTTAATGCTTCTTACCTCGACATCGGTCCCCAATTTACAAGTAAGATGGGATTTATGCATCGAAGGGACATTCGGTCGTTAATGTTGAATGCTGATTATGAAGTCCAAGTCAGGCGGTATGGTATACGGGATGTCGGTGCAGGTCTCTCCGGTGGTTATCTACTGGATCACGATAACACACCCATCGGTTGGGACTTCGGGATCAGCGCGGATATGATTCGGAATTCAGACGACGGGCTGAATCTTGATTTCCGACGGTTTTTCGACCGTGTCGATGAATCTTTTAGTATCGATGATGCTGAGATTCCTGCTGGCGATTACGAGATGAATCAGGTTTCGCTAAGAGGGTTCACCGAGAGCAGCAGACCGTTTGCTGTATTCGGCCGTGTGGAGTATGGGGACTACTTTCACGGTAACCGCGTGGGGTTCAGCATTGATAGTCAGTGGCGCATGACTTATCAACTCGCCATCGAAACCCGTTATCAACGCAACTGGATTCAATTACCCGAAATTGATTTGTTGACAACAAACGTTGTTGGCGCGAGGATTAGTTATGCGTTAAACACACGGTTTTTTACGAAACTGTACACACAGTGGAATGACAGCGCAGAACGGGCAAGCGCGAATTTTTTGCTCAATTACATCTACCGTCCCGGAAGCGATTTTTATCTTGTGTATGACCAAGGATGGGATACATCGGACGGTTTCCAAGCGCATGAATGGACAGTGTTGAGTAAGTTTACTTACCTGTTTAGTCTATAA
- a CDS encoding GNAT family N-acetyltransferase yields the protein MIEPDNFACHNVHLETKRLKLRPFKDADFDIAVPFYRDPEFLNAIEESPPDEPVTKEYLKKAGKFMRDSGFLFAIVEKASGRPIGEVCLQWMNLERAKIAGEKIMRLPIAIWDKTLWGKGYGKEVVRCLMAHAFEKLEIDRFCPVDVPVDNVRSQALWRSLGLSVSREADGGKMLDYEITRAEYEKIN from the coding sequence ATGATAGAACCAGATAACTTTGCATGCCACAATGTTCACTTGGAGACTAAACGCCTGAAACTTCGCCCCTTTAAGGATGCCGATTTTGATATTGCTGTCCCTTTCTACAGAGATCCCGAATTTCTAAACGCGATTGAGGAATCTCCGCCTGACGAACCTGTGACAAAGGAGTATCTCAAAAAAGCAGGTAAATTCATGAGGGATAGCGGATTTCTGTTTGCAATCGTGGAAAAGGCGAGTGGACGCCCCATTGGCGAGGTATGTCTGCAATGGATGAACTTGGAACGGGCGAAGATTGCCGGAGAAAAAATAATGCGTCTACCTATTGCGATTTGGGACAAGACCTTGTGGGGCAAAGGCTACGGGAAAGAGGTCGTGCGATGCTTGATGGCGCATGCGTTTGAAAAACTGGAAATCGATCGGTTCTGTCCGGTGGACGTTCCGGTGGACAATGTTCGTTCACAAGCGTTATGGCGGTCGCTTGGACTAAGTGTTTCACGAGAAGCGGACGGCGGGAAGATGTTGGACTATGAGATCACACGCGCAGAATATGAGAAAATTAACTGA
- a CDS encoding SAF domain-containing protein encodes MFSTQLAQRAAENNPIRVGIIGAGKFGAGLVAQLSQMQGMVASAIADINLEHAINAYKVSNVPSDVIQQTRNVNAMNDAIRSGRRAVTQDGMHIIQSDLIDVVVEATGIPEVGARMAYHTLMHRKHLVMVNVETDVTVGPFLRRLADNAGVVYTLVDGDQPGVTMNMVEWAKTLGFEIVAAGRGTVFYDDDRIGIPDTVPQRFGFSEELIERRTINFKMFNSFRDGSKAQIEMTSLANMAGLPPDVRGMHEPSVNISDIAEVFSLKEEGGILSRHGVVELANSIATDGKTMLDNPLRMGVFVVIRTDHPFTQEDLASYNLHPGGNGKNYLLYRPYHLVAVEAPISIAKAALYGQPTGTPLPTPVADVITVAKRDLKAGEILDGSGGYTVNGLIEKVDIARAKNLLPLGLSDNARLKCDVSQGEAISYDMVTLDEDSFVLNLRRLQDATV; translated from the coding sequence ATGTTCAGCACACAACTCGCGCAGCGTGCGGCAGAGAACAATCCGATCCGTGTCGGGATCATCGGTGCAGGAAAATTTGGTGCCGGGTTGGTCGCGCAGCTTTCACAAATGCAAGGCATGGTGGCAAGTGCGATTGCAGACATCAATCTGGAACATGCTATAAACGCATACAAGGTCAGTAACGTCCCATCCGACGTAATCCAACAGACACGAAATGTCAACGCGATGAATGATGCTATCCGCAGCGGTAGACGCGCAGTTACCCAAGACGGGATGCACATTATCCAGTCTGACCTGATCGATGTGGTTGTGGAAGCGACCGGCATTCCAGAAGTCGGTGCGCGAATGGCGTACCATACCCTCATGCATCGGAAGCATCTGGTGATGGTTAACGTTGAAACGGATGTCACCGTCGGTCCTTTCCTCAGACGCTTAGCGGACAATGCTGGTGTTGTCTATACGCTCGTCGATGGCGACCAACCCGGTGTGACGATGAATATGGTTGAGTGGGCAAAAACACTCGGTTTTGAGATCGTTGCTGCGGGACGCGGTACGGTGTTCTATGATGACGACCGTATCGGGATACCAGATACCGTTCCACAACGGTTCGGATTCAGTGAAGAATTGATTGAGCGGCGCACAATCAACTTCAAGATGTTCAATTCGTTCCGAGATGGATCGAAGGCACAGATTGAGATGACTTCCTTGGCGAACATGGCAGGACTACCACCGGACGTGCGCGGCATGCACGAACCGTCGGTAAACATTTCGGACATCGCCGAGGTCTTCAGTTTAAAAGAAGAAGGCGGCATTCTGAGCCGCCACGGTGTTGTTGAACTCGCAAATAGTATTGCCACGGATGGCAAGACGATGTTAGACAATCCACTTCGGATGGGGGTATTCGTCGTTATTCGGACGGATCATCCATTCACCCAAGAAGACCTCGCCAGTTACAACCTGCATCCGGGGGGTAATGGCAAGAACTACCTCCTCTATCGTCCGTATCACCTCGTAGCTGTTGAAGCACCGATTTCGATCGCGAAAGCTGCGCTTTACGGGCAACCGACAGGCACACCACTTCCGACACCCGTCGCTGACGTTATTACGGTTGCTAAACGCGACCTGAAAGCGGGTGAAATACTTGATGGCAGCGGTGGGTATACTGTCAATGGACTAATTGAGAAGGTGGACATCGCACGTGCCAAGAATCTGCTTCCCCTCGGTCTATCGGACAACGCCAGATTAAAATGCGATGTTTCTCAAGGGGAAGCGATCTCTTATGATATGGTAACGTTAGATGAGGACTCCTTCGTTCTCAACCTTCGCCGCCTCCAAGACGCAACTGTTTGA
- a CDS encoding zinc-binding dehydrogenase produces MFGDQKGGIVEKPDPRAGGDIAVVKIHAVPMCTEYKGFIHGGTGEGFGHEAAGEVVEVAQPGRVKVGDRVVVQPQNTCGKCQMCVIGEHIHCMGGSRPSIRDLVGEEVASATYAQYMHKMEDMLCPIPEGVSYEHAGMACCGLGPTFGAMEQMQVNSLDTVMVTGLGPVGLGGIINAHYRGARVIGVESHPYRAELAKKLGAEVVLDPTNEDILDQIRDLTDGVGIDKAVDCSGASAAHRLMVDAARRKGQVTFVGEGGEFPLAASRDMIRKGLVLRGNWHYNLGVYPKLMKVIQDSPETLDTFITHTFPMRDVQEAWELQATGECGKVVLHPWA; encoded by the coding sequence ATGTTCGGTGATCAAAAAGGGGGCATCGTTGAAAAACCGGATCCCCGCGCTGGTGGAGATATCGCTGTCGTCAAAATCCATGCCGTCCCAATGTGTACGGAATATAAAGGGTTCATACATGGGGGCACCGGTGAAGGTTTTGGTCACGAAGCCGCTGGCGAAGTTGTGGAAGTCGCACAACCCGGCCGCGTCAAAGTAGGGGACCGCGTCGTTGTTCAACCACAGAACACTTGTGGTAAATGTCAAATGTGTGTCATTGGTGAGCACATCCACTGTATGGGAGGCAGTCGTCCAAGTATCCGGGATCTCGTTGGAGAAGAAGTGGCTTCGGCAACTTATGCACAGTATATGCACAAAATGGAGGATATGTTATGTCCGATTCCAGAGGGTGTCAGTTATGAACACGCTGGGATGGCATGCTGTGGACTTGGACCGACGTTCGGTGCCATGGAGCAGATGCAGGTCAATTCATTGGATACGGTCATGGTAACCGGCTTAGGTCCCGTCGGACTTGGCGGGATTATCAATGCTCACTATCGCGGCGCGCGCGTCATCGGTGTAGAGAGTCATCCGTATCGTGCTGAACTCGCGAAAAAGTTGGGTGCAGAGGTCGTCTTGGACCCGACTAACGAAGATATTCTCGATCAAATTCGGGATTTAACGGACGGTGTCGGGATTGACAAGGCAGTGGACTGCTCAGGTGCATCAGCAGCGCACCGGTTGATGGTAGACGCAGCCCGCAGAAAGGGACAAGTCACGTTCGTCGGTGAAGGTGGAGAATTTCCACTCGCAGCGAGTCGAGACATGATTCGGAAGGGATTAGTCCTACGTGGGAATTGGCACTACAACCTTGGTGTCTATCCAAAATTAATGAAGGTAATCCAAGATTCACCTGAAACTTTGGACACATTTATCACACACACCTTCCCGATGCGTGACGTACAGGAGGCGTGGGAATTACAGGCGACCGGAGAGTGCGGTAAAGTCGTGCTGCATCCGTGGGCATAA
- a CDS encoding Type 1 glutamine amidotransferase-like domain-containing protein, producing the protein MKTEPKIVAIGGGEIREMETVAIDKRIVELTGKTRPKALFIPTASSDAPGYIDTFEKVYGEHLGCQTRTLTLIQNPPAFEEMSALVLDSDLVYVGGGNTYKMMKLWRRLGLDTVLTEAASRGTVLSGLSAGAICWFRYGHSDSSSFYSNADWDYIRVTGLGFINAVYCPHYHVEKRETSFSQMIAKRGGIGIACDNNAAIEIVGENYRILTSAPDGRAYKFFKRSGNAVITELSQNSEYTPLADLLRRG; encoded by the coding sequence ATGAAAACAGAACCGAAAATTGTCGCAATTGGTGGCGGAGAAATTAGAGAAATGGAAACCGTTGCGATTGACAAACGCATTGTTGAATTGACCGGTAAAACACGACCGAAGGCACTCTTCATTCCAACCGCCAGCAGTGACGCGCCTGGATACATTGATACTTTTGAGAAGGTTTACGGTGAACATCTTGGATGCCAGACGCGCACGCTCACGCTCATTCAAAATCCACCAGCGTTTGAGGAGATGTCCGCGTTGGTATTGGATTCGGACCTTGTCTATGTTGGGGGTGGGAATACCTACAAGATGATGAAGTTATGGCGACGATTGGGATTAGATACCGTATTGACGGAGGCTGCGTCCCGCGGCACCGTTCTATCGGGGCTCAGTGCCGGCGCGATCTGCTGGTTTAGATACGGACATAGCGATTCCAGTTCTTTCTACAGCAACGCCGACTGGGACTATATCCGCGTCACGGGACTTGGATTCATCAATGCAGTCTACTGTCCGCATTATCACGTTGAGAAGCGAGAAACCTCCTTCTCACAGATGATCGCAAAACGCGGTGGTATCGGAATCGCTTGTGATAATAACGCAGCGATTGAGATCGTTGGGGAAAACTACCGTATCCTCACCTCAGCACCTGATGGAAGGGCATACAAGTTCTTCAAGCGTAGCGGAAACGCTGTTATTACGGAATTATCTCAAAACAGCGAGTATACGCCTTTAGCCGATCTTTTAAGGCGAGGATAA
- a CDS encoding RNA-guided endonuclease TnpB family protein → MRLTFKYPVYPTQTQEQTLLGWFDHLCELQNSARNNRKFAHEEEGRFVSRYDQEQLLKVAREKYDDFREVPQDFQVSVLKRVDKAFDAFRKRCREGAEKKGYPRFKTRVRSLTWCLRKQKLKTGERVRQNPIIETDFRHNRLKVPKLGEVKIYMHRPLQGDPKEVTIVKKASGWYAHITCEFPNTPKVEPTDAIAVDVGTTHYLTTSAGEKEDNPRWYRQAEGVLRKHSKDFSRKKKGSQRWQKQQHKLAMHHERTANKRKDFIGKLVFKLFHHQKNNVLITEDLSVSNMVQNKHLSKSISDASWATFFQWCGNIAERDGFHFHQVDPKNTSQICSCCGIKSPKKLALAIRTFECQSCGMSLDRDHNAALNILYRAAAALRGERWVTTLDEARNNPNEAFGSKNPNQLSLFDGLTQVSRFSAG, encoded by the coding sequence ATGAGATTAACCTTTAAGTATCCTGTGTATCCTACGCAAACACAGGAACAAACATTGTTAGGGTGGTTTGACCACTTGTGTGAACTTCAGAATTCTGCGCGCAATAATCGCAAGTTTGCGCACGAAGAAGAAGGTCGTTTTGTTTCGCGATATGACCAGGAACAACTTTTGAAGGTTGCTCGTGAGAAATATGACGACTTTCGTGAAGTGCCTCAAGATTTTCAAGTATCCGTCCTCAAACGAGTTGATAAGGCGTTTGATGCGTTCCGTAAGCGGTGTCGCGAAGGAGCAGAGAAAAAAGGGTATCCTCGTTTCAAAACGCGTGTCCGTTCTCTAACATGGTGCTTGCGAAAGCAGAAACTCAAGACGGGTGAACGTGTTCGCCAAAATCCGATAATAGAAACCGATTTTAGACACAATCGCTTAAAAGTGCCAAAGTTGGGTGAAGTGAAAATCTATATGCACCGCCCACTTCAAGGTGACCCCAAAGAGGTAACAATCGTCAAAAAAGCGTCGGGGTGGTATGCACATATTACCTGTGAATTCCCTAATACTCCGAAAGTTGAACCAACTGACGCTATTGCAGTTGATGTTGGCACGACACACTACCTGACGACTTCTGCAGGCGAAAAAGAGGACAATCCGCGCTGGTATCGTCAAGCAGAAGGGGTACTACGAAAACACTCCAAAGACTTCTCTCGAAAGAAAAAAGGTAGCCAGCGTTGGCAGAAACAACAACACAAACTCGCAATGCACCATGAGCGAACCGCAAACAAACGCAAAGATTTTATCGGTAAATTGGTTTTCAAACTGTTTCATCATCAGAAAAACAACGTCCTTATTACCGAAGACCTCAGCGTTTCTAACATGGTTCAGAACAAACACCTCAGTAAGAGCATTTCCGATGCGTCTTGGGCAACCTTCTTTCAGTGGTGTGGAAACATAGCCGAAAGAGACGGTTTCCATTTCCACCAAGTTGACCCCAAGAACACCTCGCAAATCTGCTCCTGTTGTGGTATTAAATCGCCAAAGAAACTTGCGTTGGCGATCCGAACTTTTGAGTGTCAGTCTTGTGGCATGTCTTTAGACCGAGACCATAACGCTGCACTGAACATACTTTATAGGGCAGCTGCTGCCCTTCGTGGAGAGCGGTGGGTTACTACCCTCGACGAAGCGAGAAACAATCCGAATGAAGCGTTTGGCTCTAAAAACCCCAATCAGTTATCGCTGTTTGACGGTTTGACACAAGTCTCGCGCTTTAGCGCGGGGTAG